In Equus przewalskii isolate Varuska chromosome 6, EquPr2, whole genome shotgun sequence, one DNA window encodes the following:
- the ZNF653 gene encoding zinc finger protein 653 isoform X1 has translation MAERAPEPEAEAEAEAGAGGEAAAEEGAAGRKARGRPRLTESDRARRRLESRKKYDVRRVYLGEAHGPWVDLRRRSGWSDAKLAAYLISLERGQRSGRHGKPWEQVPKKPKRKKRRRRNVNCLKNVVIWYEDHKHRCPYEPHLAELDPTFGLYTTAVWQCEAGHRYFQDLHSPLKPLSDSDPDSDQVGNGLAAGSSDLSGSSSGSDSEEPPEGQPAKVTVAAAAVTPTSPAGSSGLITQEGMHIPFDVHHVESLAEQGTPLCPNPAGSGPEALETVVCVPVPVQVGPGPGTLFENMPQEALGEVVASCPMPGMVPGSQVIIIAGPGYDALTAEGIHLNVAAGSSTPGGSLGDEVPCAMMEGVAAYTQTEPEGSQPSTLDPTAVADIETKKATRPVSTPVEKEDLYMLKKEEKEEPVAPELAELAATVPESTEPEAEADGEELDGSDMSAIIYEIPKEPEKRRRSKRARVMDADGLLEMFHCPYEGCSQVYVALSSFQNHVNLVHRKGKTKVCPHPGCGKKFYLSNHLRRHMIIHSGVREFTCETCGKSFKRKNHLEVHRRTHTGETPLQCEICGYQCRQRASLNWHMKKHTAEVQYNFTCERCGKRFEKLDSVKFHTLKSHPDHKPA, from the exons ATGGCGGAGCGGGCGCCCGAGCCCGAGGCGGAGGCGGAGGCTGAGGCGGGCGCAGGCGGGGAGGCGGCGGCCGAGGAGGGCGCGGCGGGCCGCAAGGCGCGGGGCCGGCCGCGGCTCACGGAGTCGGACCGGGCCCGGCGGCGGCTCGAGTCCCGGAAGAAGTACGACGTGCGGCGCGTGTACCTGGGCGAGGCGCACGGGCCCTGGGTGGACCTGCGGCGCCGCAGCGGCTGGAGCGACGCCAAGCTCGCCGCCTACCTCATCTCGCTGGAGCGCGGCCAGCGGAGCGGCCGCCACGG GAAGCCTTGGGAACAAGTCCCCAAAAAGCCAAAGCGGAAGAAAA GGCGGCGGCGCAACGTGAATTGTCTGAAGAATGTGGTGATCTGGTACGAGGACCACAAGCACCGCTGCCCCTACGAGCCTCACCTGGCCGAGCTGGACCCCACCTTTGGCCTGTACACCACGGCCGTGTGGCAGTGCGAGGCCGGCCACCGCTACTTCCAGGACCTGCACTCGCCCCTGAAGCCGCTCAGCGACTCGGATCCCGACAGCGACCAAG TGGGCAATGGCCTGGCAGCCGGCAGCTCCGACTTATCCGGCTCCAGCTCGGGCTCCGACTCCGAGGAGCCCCCTGAGGGTCAGCCGGCCAAGGTGACAGTGGCAGCAGCGGCAGTCACCCCGACCAGCCCTGCGGGCAGCAGCGGGCTCATCACGCAGGAGGGCATGCACATCCCCTTCGACGTCCACCACGTGGAGAGCCTGGCTGAGCAGGGCACTCCGCTGTGCCCCAACCCAGCGGGCAGTGGGCCCGAAGCCCTGGAGACGGTGGTGTGTGTGCCGGTGCCCGTGCAGGTGGGCCCGGGCCCCGGCACCCTGTTCGAGAACATGCCCCAGGAGGCACTGGGCGAGGTGGTGGCCAGCTGTCCCATGCCGGGCATGGTGCCTGGCTCGCAGGTGATCATCATCGCGGGCCCCGGCTATGACGCCCTCACAGCCGAGGGCATCCATCTCAACGTGGCCGCAGGCAGCAGTACCCCCGGTGGGAGCCTGGGCGACGAGGTGCCCTGTGCCATGATGGAGGGTGTGGCAGCCTACACGCAGACAGAGCCCGAGGGCAGCCAGCCCAGCACCCTGGACCCCACCGCCGTGGCAGACATTGAGACCAAGAAAG CTACCCGCCCCGTGTCCACCCCCGTAGAGAAGGAGGACCTGTACATGctcaagaaagaggagaaggaggagccagTGGCCCCGGAGCTAGCCGAGCTGGCGGCAACTGTGCCTGAGAGCACTGAGCCCGAGGCCGAGGCAGACGGGGAAGAGCTGGACGGCAGCGACATGTCGGCCATCATCTACGAGATCCCCAAGGAGCCCGAGAA GAGGCGGCGGAGCAAGCGGGCGCGGGTGATGGACGCCGACGGCCTGCTGGAGATGTTCCACTGCCCCTACGAGGGCTGTAGCCAGGTCTACGTGGCCCTCAGCAGCTTCCAG AACCATGTCAACCTCGTGCATCGGAAAGGGAAGACCAAAGTGTGTCCTCATCCCGGCTGTGGCAAGAAGTTCTATTTATCCAACCACCTGCGGCGGCACATGATCATCCACTCAG GTGTGCGGGAATTCACCTGCGAAACCTGCGGCAAGTCCTTCAAGAGGAAGAACCACCTAGAGGTGCACCGGCGCACGCACACCGGCGAGACGCCCCTGCA GTGCGAGATCTGCGGCTACCAGTGCCGACAGCGCGCCTCGCTCAACTGGCACATGAAGAAGCACACGGCCGAGGTGCAGTACAACTTCACGTGCGAGCGCTGCGGCAAGCGCTTCGAGAAGCTGGACAGCGTCAAGTTCCACACGCTCAAGAGCCACCCCGACCACAAGCCCGCTTGA
- the ZNF653 gene encoding zinc finger protein 653 isoform X5, whose product MVGAGGPGRRDFMVPAGRCCSQGSQGRWGEFWIQRRQLVLMDWKWVWEREKSEGAPGLWLEQLEGQSCHHGVGNGLAAGSSDLSGSSSGSDSEEPPEGQPAKVTVAAAAVTPTSPAGSSGLITQEGMHIPFDVHHVESLAEQGTPLCPNPAGSGPEALETVVCVPVPVQVGPGPGTLFENMPQEALGEVVASCPMPGMVPGSQVIIIAGPGYDALTAEGIHLNVAAGSSTPGGSLGDEVPCAMMEGVAAYTQTEPEGSQPSTLDPTAVADIETKKEKEDLYMLKKEEKEEPVAPELAELAATVPESTEPEAEADGEELDGSDMSAIIYEIPKEPEKRRRSKRARVMDADGLLEMFHCPYEGCSQVYVALSSFQNHVNLVHRKGKTKVCPHPGCGKKFYLSNHLRRHMIIHSGVREFTCETCGKSFKRKNHLEVHRRTHTGETPLQCEICGYQCRQRASLNWHMKKHTAEVQYNFTCERCGKRFEKLDSVKFHTLKSHPDHKPA is encoded by the exons ATGGTGGGAGCCGGGGGACCAGGGAGAAGAGACTTCATGGTCCCGGCAGGGAGATGCTGCAGCCAGGGCTCCCAGGGCAGGTGGGGTGAATTCTGGATACAGCGCCGGCAGCTTGTGCTGATGGATTGGAAGtgggtgtgggagagagagaagtcgGAGGGAGCCCCGGGACTTTGGCTGGAGCAACTGGAAGGACAGAGCTGCCATCACGGAG TGGGCAATGGCCTGGCAGCCGGCAGCTCCGACTTATCCGGCTCCAGCTCGGGCTCCGACTCCGAGGAGCCCCCTGAGGGTCAGCCGGCCAAGGTGACAGTGGCAGCAGCGGCAGTCACCCCGACCAGCCCTGCGGGCAGCAGCGGGCTCATCACGCAGGAGGGCATGCACATCCCCTTCGACGTCCACCACGTGGAGAGCCTGGCTGAGCAGGGCACTCCGCTGTGCCCCAACCCAGCGGGCAGTGGGCCCGAAGCCCTGGAGACGGTGGTGTGTGTGCCGGTGCCCGTGCAGGTGGGCCCGGGCCCCGGCACCCTGTTCGAGAACATGCCCCAGGAGGCACTGGGCGAGGTGGTGGCCAGCTGTCCCATGCCGGGCATGGTGCCTGGCTCGCAGGTGATCATCATCGCGGGCCCCGGCTATGACGCCCTCACAGCCGAGGGCATCCATCTCAACGTGGCCGCAGGCAGCAGTACCCCCGGTGGGAGCCTGGGCGACGAGGTGCCCTGTGCCATGATGGAGGGTGTGGCAGCCTACACGCAGACAGAGCCCGAGGGCAGCCAGCCCAGCACCCTGGACCCCACCGCCGTGGCAGACATTGAGACCAAGAAAG AGAAGGAGGACCTGTACATGctcaagaaagaggagaaggaggagccagTGGCCCCGGAGCTAGCCGAGCTGGCGGCAACTGTGCCTGAGAGCACTGAGCCCGAGGCCGAGGCAGACGGGGAAGAGCTGGACGGCAGCGACATGTCGGCCATCATCTACGAGATCCCCAAGGAGCCCGAGAA GAGGCGGCGGAGCAAGCGGGCGCGGGTGATGGACGCCGACGGCCTGCTGGAGATGTTCCACTGCCCCTACGAGGGCTGTAGCCAGGTCTACGTGGCCCTCAGCAGCTTCCAG AACCATGTCAACCTCGTGCATCGGAAAGGGAAGACCAAAGTGTGTCCTCATCCCGGCTGTGGCAAGAAGTTCTATTTATCCAACCACCTGCGGCGGCACATGATCATCCACTCAG GTGTGCGGGAATTCACCTGCGAAACCTGCGGCAAGTCCTTCAAGAGGAAGAACCACCTAGAGGTGCACCGGCGCACGCACACCGGCGAGACGCCCCTGCA GTGCGAGATCTGCGGCTACCAGTGCCGACAGCGCGCCTCGCTCAACTGGCACATGAAGAAGCACACGGCCGAGGTGCAGTACAACTTCACGTGCGAGCGCTGCGGCAAGCGCTTCGAGAAGCTGGACAGCGTCAAGTTCCACACGCTCAAGAGCCACCCCGACCACAAGCCCGCTTGA
- the ZNF653 gene encoding zinc finger protein 653 isoform X3, with translation MAERAPEPEAEAEAEAGAGGEAAAEEGAAGRKARGRPRLTESDRARRRLESRKKYDVRRVYLGEAHGPWVDLRRRSGWSDAKLAAYLISLERGQRSGRHGKPWEQVPKKPKRKKRRRRNVNCLKNVVIWYEDHKHRCPYEPHLAELDPTFGLYTTAVWQCEAGHRYFQDLHSPLKPLSDSDPDSDQVGNGLAAGSSDLSGSSSGSDSEEPPEGQPAKVTVAAAAVTPTSPAGSSGLITQEGMHIPFDVHHVESLAEQGTPLCPNPAGSGPEALETVVCVPVPVQVGPGPGTLFENMPQEALGEVVASCPMPGMVPGSQVIIIAGPGYDALTAEGIHLNVAAGSSTPGGSLGDEVPCAMMEGVAAYTQTEPEGSQPSTLDPTAVADIETKKATRPVSTPVEKEDLYMLKKEEKEEPVAPELAELAATVPESTEPEAEADGEELDGSDMSAIIYEIPKEPEKRRRSKRARVMDADGLLEMFHCPYEGCSQVYVALSSFQNHVNLVHRKGKTKVCPHPGCGKKFYLSNHLRRHMIIHSEMWVFCPKRFLDPEHGLWTQWCL, from the exons ATGGCGGAGCGGGCGCCCGAGCCCGAGGCGGAGGCGGAGGCTGAGGCGGGCGCAGGCGGGGAGGCGGCGGCCGAGGAGGGCGCGGCGGGCCGCAAGGCGCGGGGCCGGCCGCGGCTCACGGAGTCGGACCGGGCCCGGCGGCGGCTCGAGTCCCGGAAGAAGTACGACGTGCGGCGCGTGTACCTGGGCGAGGCGCACGGGCCCTGGGTGGACCTGCGGCGCCGCAGCGGCTGGAGCGACGCCAAGCTCGCCGCCTACCTCATCTCGCTGGAGCGCGGCCAGCGGAGCGGCCGCCACGG GAAGCCTTGGGAACAAGTCCCCAAAAAGCCAAAGCGGAAGAAAA GGCGGCGGCGCAACGTGAATTGTCTGAAGAATGTGGTGATCTGGTACGAGGACCACAAGCACCGCTGCCCCTACGAGCCTCACCTGGCCGAGCTGGACCCCACCTTTGGCCTGTACACCACGGCCGTGTGGCAGTGCGAGGCCGGCCACCGCTACTTCCAGGACCTGCACTCGCCCCTGAAGCCGCTCAGCGACTCGGATCCCGACAGCGACCAAG TGGGCAATGGCCTGGCAGCCGGCAGCTCCGACTTATCCGGCTCCAGCTCGGGCTCCGACTCCGAGGAGCCCCCTGAGGGTCAGCCGGCCAAGGTGACAGTGGCAGCAGCGGCAGTCACCCCGACCAGCCCTGCGGGCAGCAGCGGGCTCATCACGCAGGAGGGCATGCACATCCCCTTCGACGTCCACCACGTGGAGAGCCTGGCTGAGCAGGGCACTCCGCTGTGCCCCAACCCAGCGGGCAGTGGGCCCGAAGCCCTGGAGACGGTGGTGTGTGTGCCGGTGCCCGTGCAGGTGGGCCCGGGCCCCGGCACCCTGTTCGAGAACATGCCCCAGGAGGCACTGGGCGAGGTGGTGGCCAGCTGTCCCATGCCGGGCATGGTGCCTGGCTCGCAGGTGATCATCATCGCGGGCCCCGGCTATGACGCCCTCACAGCCGAGGGCATCCATCTCAACGTGGCCGCAGGCAGCAGTACCCCCGGTGGGAGCCTGGGCGACGAGGTGCCCTGTGCCATGATGGAGGGTGTGGCAGCCTACACGCAGACAGAGCCCGAGGGCAGCCAGCCCAGCACCCTGGACCCCACCGCCGTGGCAGACATTGAGACCAAGAAAG CTACCCGCCCCGTGTCCACCCCCGTAGAGAAGGAGGACCTGTACATGctcaagaaagaggagaaggaggagccagTGGCCCCGGAGCTAGCCGAGCTGGCGGCAACTGTGCCTGAGAGCACTGAGCCCGAGGCCGAGGCAGACGGGGAAGAGCTGGACGGCAGCGACATGTCGGCCATCATCTACGAGATCCCCAAGGAGCCCGAGAA GAGGCGGCGGAGCAAGCGGGCGCGGGTGATGGACGCCGACGGCCTGCTGGAGATGTTCCACTGCCCCTACGAGGGCTGTAGCCAGGTCTACGTGGCCCTCAGCAGCTTCCAG AACCATGTCAACCTCGTGCATCGGAAAGGGAAGACCAAAGTGTGTCCTCATCCCGGCTGTGGCAAGAAGTTCTATTTATCCAACCACCTGCGGCGGCACATGATCATCCACTCAG AGATGTGGGTCTTCTGCCCCAAGCGCTTCCTTGACCCGGAGCATGGGCTGTGGACGCAGTGGTGCCTGTGA
- the ZNF653 gene encoding zinc finger protein 653 isoform X2, producing the protein MAERAPEPEAEAEAEAGAGGEAAAEEGAAGRKARGRPRLTESDRARRRLESRKKYDVRRVYLGEAHGPWVDLRRRSGWSDAKLAAYLISLERGQRSGRHGKPWEQVPKKPKRKKRRRRNVNCLKNVVIWYEDHKHRCPYEPHLAELDPTFGLYTTAVWQCEAGHRYFQDLHSPLKPLSDSDPDSDQVGNGLAAGSSDLSGSSSGSDSEEPPEGQPAKVTVAAAAVTPTSPAGSSGLITQEGMHIPFDVHHVESLAEQGTPLCPNPAGSGPEALETVVCVPVPVQVGPGPGTLFENMPQEALGEVVASCPMPGMVPGSQVIIIAGPGYDALTAEGIHLNVAAGSSTPGGSLGDEVPCAMMEGVAAYTQTEPEGSQPSTLDPTAVADIETKKEKEDLYMLKKEEKEEPVAPELAELAATVPESTEPEAEADGEELDGSDMSAIIYEIPKEPEKRRRSKRARVMDADGLLEMFHCPYEGCSQVYVALSSFQNHVNLVHRKGKTKVCPHPGCGKKFYLSNHLRRHMIIHSGVREFTCETCGKSFKRKNHLEVHRRTHTGETPLQCEICGYQCRQRASLNWHMKKHTAEVQYNFTCERCGKRFEKLDSVKFHTLKSHPDHKPA; encoded by the exons ATGGCGGAGCGGGCGCCCGAGCCCGAGGCGGAGGCGGAGGCTGAGGCGGGCGCAGGCGGGGAGGCGGCGGCCGAGGAGGGCGCGGCGGGCCGCAAGGCGCGGGGCCGGCCGCGGCTCACGGAGTCGGACCGGGCCCGGCGGCGGCTCGAGTCCCGGAAGAAGTACGACGTGCGGCGCGTGTACCTGGGCGAGGCGCACGGGCCCTGGGTGGACCTGCGGCGCCGCAGCGGCTGGAGCGACGCCAAGCTCGCCGCCTACCTCATCTCGCTGGAGCGCGGCCAGCGGAGCGGCCGCCACGG GAAGCCTTGGGAACAAGTCCCCAAAAAGCCAAAGCGGAAGAAAA GGCGGCGGCGCAACGTGAATTGTCTGAAGAATGTGGTGATCTGGTACGAGGACCACAAGCACCGCTGCCCCTACGAGCCTCACCTGGCCGAGCTGGACCCCACCTTTGGCCTGTACACCACGGCCGTGTGGCAGTGCGAGGCCGGCCACCGCTACTTCCAGGACCTGCACTCGCCCCTGAAGCCGCTCAGCGACTCGGATCCCGACAGCGACCAAG TGGGCAATGGCCTGGCAGCCGGCAGCTCCGACTTATCCGGCTCCAGCTCGGGCTCCGACTCCGAGGAGCCCCCTGAGGGTCAGCCGGCCAAGGTGACAGTGGCAGCAGCGGCAGTCACCCCGACCAGCCCTGCGGGCAGCAGCGGGCTCATCACGCAGGAGGGCATGCACATCCCCTTCGACGTCCACCACGTGGAGAGCCTGGCTGAGCAGGGCACTCCGCTGTGCCCCAACCCAGCGGGCAGTGGGCCCGAAGCCCTGGAGACGGTGGTGTGTGTGCCGGTGCCCGTGCAGGTGGGCCCGGGCCCCGGCACCCTGTTCGAGAACATGCCCCAGGAGGCACTGGGCGAGGTGGTGGCCAGCTGTCCCATGCCGGGCATGGTGCCTGGCTCGCAGGTGATCATCATCGCGGGCCCCGGCTATGACGCCCTCACAGCCGAGGGCATCCATCTCAACGTGGCCGCAGGCAGCAGTACCCCCGGTGGGAGCCTGGGCGACGAGGTGCCCTGTGCCATGATGGAGGGTGTGGCAGCCTACACGCAGACAGAGCCCGAGGGCAGCCAGCCCAGCACCCTGGACCCCACCGCCGTGGCAGACATTGAGACCAAGAAAG AGAAGGAGGACCTGTACATGctcaagaaagaggagaaggaggagccagTGGCCCCGGAGCTAGCCGAGCTGGCGGCAACTGTGCCTGAGAGCACTGAGCCCGAGGCCGAGGCAGACGGGGAAGAGCTGGACGGCAGCGACATGTCGGCCATCATCTACGAGATCCCCAAGGAGCCCGAGAA GAGGCGGCGGAGCAAGCGGGCGCGGGTGATGGACGCCGACGGCCTGCTGGAGATGTTCCACTGCCCCTACGAGGGCTGTAGCCAGGTCTACGTGGCCCTCAGCAGCTTCCAG AACCATGTCAACCTCGTGCATCGGAAAGGGAAGACCAAAGTGTGTCCTCATCCCGGCTGTGGCAAGAAGTTCTATTTATCCAACCACCTGCGGCGGCACATGATCATCCACTCAG GTGTGCGGGAATTCACCTGCGAAACCTGCGGCAAGTCCTTCAAGAGGAAGAACCACCTAGAGGTGCACCGGCGCACGCACACCGGCGAGACGCCCCTGCA GTGCGAGATCTGCGGCTACCAGTGCCGACAGCGCGCCTCGCTCAACTGGCACATGAAGAAGCACACGGCCGAGGTGCAGTACAACTTCACGTGCGAGCGCTGCGGCAAGCGCTTCGAGAAGCTGGACAGCGTCAAGTTCCACACGCTCAAGAGCCACCCCGACCACAAGCCCGCTTGA
- the ZNF653 gene encoding zinc finger protein 653 isoform X4 produces MVGAGGPGRRDFMVPAGRCCSQGSQGRWGEFWIQRRQLVLMDWKWVWEREKSEGAPGLWLEQLEGQSCHHGVGNGLAAGSSDLSGSSSGSDSEEPPEGQPAKVTVAAAAVTPTSPAGSSGLITQEGMHIPFDVHHVESLAEQGTPLCPNPAGSGPEALETVVCVPVPVQVGPGPGTLFENMPQEALGEVVASCPMPGMVPGSQVIIIAGPGYDALTAEGIHLNVAAGSSTPGGSLGDEVPCAMMEGVAAYTQTEPEGSQPSTLDPTAVADIETKKATRPVSTPVEKEDLYMLKKEEKEEPVAPELAELAATVPESTEPEAEADGEELDGSDMSAIIYEIPKEPEKRRRSKRARVMDADGLLEMFHCPYEGCSQVYVALSSFQNHVNLVHRKGKTKVCPHPGCGKKFYLSNHLRRHMIIHSGVREFTCETCGKSFKRKNHLEVHRRTHTGETPLQCEICGYQCRQRASLNWHMKKHTAEVQYNFTCERCGKRFEKLDSVKFHTLKSHPDHKPA; encoded by the exons ATGGTGGGAGCCGGGGGACCAGGGAGAAGAGACTTCATGGTCCCGGCAGGGAGATGCTGCAGCCAGGGCTCCCAGGGCAGGTGGGGTGAATTCTGGATACAGCGCCGGCAGCTTGTGCTGATGGATTGGAAGtgggtgtgggagagagagaagtcgGAGGGAGCCCCGGGACTTTGGCTGGAGCAACTGGAAGGACAGAGCTGCCATCACGGAG TGGGCAATGGCCTGGCAGCCGGCAGCTCCGACTTATCCGGCTCCAGCTCGGGCTCCGACTCCGAGGAGCCCCCTGAGGGTCAGCCGGCCAAGGTGACAGTGGCAGCAGCGGCAGTCACCCCGACCAGCCCTGCGGGCAGCAGCGGGCTCATCACGCAGGAGGGCATGCACATCCCCTTCGACGTCCACCACGTGGAGAGCCTGGCTGAGCAGGGCACTCCGCTGTGCCCCAACCCAGCGGGCAGTGGGCCCGAAGCCCTGGAGACGGTGGTGTGTGTGCCGGTGCCCGTGCAGGTGGGCCCGGGCCCCGGCACCCTGTTCGAGAACATGCCCCAGGAGGCACTGGGCGAGGTGGTGGCCAGCTGTCCCATGCCGGGCATGGTGCCTGGCTCGCAGGTGATCATCATCGCGGGCCCCGGCTATGACGCCCTCACAGCCGAGGGCATCCATCTCAACGTGGCCGCAGGCAGCAGTACCCCCGGTGGGAGCCTGGGCGACGAGGTGCCCTGTGCCATGATGGAGGGTGTGGCAGCCTACACGCAGACAGAGCCCGAGGGCAGCCAGCCCAGCACCCTGGACCCCACCGCCGTGGCAGACATTGAGACCAAGAAAG CTACCCGCCCCGTGTCCACCCCCGTAGAGAAGGAGGACCTGTACATGctcaagaaagaggagaaggaggagccagTGGCCCCGGAGCTAGCCGAGCTGGCGGCAACTGTGCCTGAGAGCACTGAGCCCGAGGCCGAGGCAGACGGGGAAGAGCTGGACGGCAGCGACATGTCGGCCATCATCTACGAGATCCCCAAGGAGCCCGAGAA GAGGCGGCGGAGCAAGCGGGCGCGGGTGATGGACGCCGACGGCCTGCTGGAGATGTTCCACTGCCCCTACGAGGGCTGTAGCCAGGTCTACGTGGCCCTCAGCAGCTTCCAG AACCATGTCAACCTCGTGCATCGGAAAGGGAAGACCAAAGTGTGTCCTCATCCCGGCTGTGGCAAGAAGTTCTATTTATCCAACCACCTGCGGCGGCACATGATCATCCACTCAG GTGTGCGGGAATTCACCTGCGAAACCTGCGGCAAGTCCTTCAAGAGGAAGAACCACCTAGAGGTGCACCGGCGCACGCACACCGGCGAGACGCCCCTGCA GTGCGAGATCTGCGGCTACCAGTGCCGACAGCGCGCCTCGCTCAACTGGCACATGAAGAAGCACACGGCCGAGGTGCAGTACAACTTCACGTGCGAGCGCTGCGGCAAGCGCTTCGAGAAGCTGGACAGCGTCAAGTTCCACACGCTCAAGAGCCACCCCGACCACAAGCCCGCTTGA